The window AAGACTTTGCGAATCAGCATAAATTTGATGAAGTAACAGTTGATCGATTTGGGAATATTGCGGTGGTTATAAATGGTGTTGAGCCAGGACCAACAGTGCTATTTGATGGTCATATTGATACGGTACCGGTATTTGAAGAAAATTGGACTGTTAATCCTTATGAAGCAATAGTAAAAGACGGAAAGATATGGGGGCGCGGAACTTCAGATATGAAAGGTTCTGTCACTGCTATGCTTTTAGCGGCAAAATACTTTGCTGAAGATTGCCAGAAAAATTTTAAGGGTAAGATTGTTATTTCTTGTAGTGTGCATGAAGAATGTTTTGAAGGAGTAGCAACAAGGTTAGTCAGTGAACAGCATCAACCTAATTATGTGGTTATTGGTGAAGCAACAAATTTAAAGTTAAATATTGGTCAACGTGGTCGAGCTGAAGTAATTGTAGAGATATTTGGAAAATCAGCCCACTCTTCAAATCCAGATGCAGGGATCAATGCAGTAAATAAAATGGTCACACTAATAGCTGAAATTAACCAATTAAAGAATGAAGAACATCCAATTTTAGGTAAAGGTATCTTGGAGCTAACTGATTTCATTTCTTCACCATATCCAGGAGCTTCAGTTGTCCCTTCTCATGCTCGAGTAACATTTGACCGTCGTTTATTAGTAAATGAAACACGTGAATCCGTGTTAGAACCAATACAAAAAATCATTGATCGTTTAGAACTAGAAGATGAGCAGTTTAATGCAAAAGTAAGCTTTTCAAGTGGCAGTGAGCTTTGCTATACAGGTGAAACAATTGAAGCAGAACGTTTTTTTCCTGCTTGGTTATATGAAGCAAATGAAGATTTTATCGCTCAAACATTTGAAAATTTAAAGAAAATTATTCCTCAGACAGAGCTTTCACACTACTCGTTCTGTACAAACGGAAGCCATTTTGCAGGTGAGGCTAATATTCCTACTATCGGGTTTGGCCCATCCTTAGAAAAACTTGCGCATATTGATGATGAGTACATTGAAATTGAACAACTTGTCAAGGCAACAGAAGGCTATATTTCAATTATGGAAACACTAACAAACTTATAACATATAGGGGGTAGGGAAATGGTAGATTTAATCATTAGAAACGGCAAGATCATTGATGGTACAGGATCACCTTGGTATTACGGAGATATTGCTGTTAAAGAAGGGAAAATCGAAAAAATAGGGTTACTAACTGATGTACAGGCACAAAAAGAGATCGATGCAAAAGGATTAGTAGTATCACCTGGGTTTATCGATATGCACACTCATTCTGATTTAGTGATATTAGAAGAGCCATTAATAGAAGCAAAAGTACGCCAAGGAATTACGACAGATTTATTGGGACAGGATGGAATTGCTGCTGCTCCGCTTCCGCAGGAGTACGTGTCTACTTGGCAGAAAAATCTAGCTGGATTAGACGGAACACCAGCAGTAGATTGGGACTGGCAGACTGTTGGTGAATATATTGAAAAAATTAAACGAAATAAACCAAGTTACAATTTAGCTGTTTTGGCACCACATGGAAATATTCGTATGGAGGTAATGGGCTTAGCAAACCGCCCAGCTACTGATGAAGAAATTAAGAGAATGCAAGATGTTCTCCGAAGATCTTTAGATGAGGGAGCAGTAGGTCTTTCTACGGGATTAATATACCTTCCTTGTTGCTTTGCGGAAATGAAAGAACTTGAATCATTATGTCAAGTAATTGCTGAATATGGTGTACCGCTAGTAATTCATCAGCGTAGTGAAGGTGATGAAATTTTAGAATCAATGGATGAGTTAATCGCAATGATGAAACGATGTGGGGCTCATCTGCATTTCTCTCATTTGAAAAATTGTGGCAAAGACAATTGGCATAAAACAGCTGATGTTTTAAAGAAAATTGATGAAGCTCGAAATGCAGGATTAGAAGTTACATTTGATCAATATCCATACATTGCAGGTAGTACAATGCTAAGTGCAATTTTACCACCATGGGCACATGATGGAGGAACTGAAGAAATGTTAAAGCGTCTTGAAGATTTGCAATTACGTGACCAAATTAAAAATGAAATGTCGACCGCTCTTAAAGGCTGGGATAGTATTGCAAAATGGGCTGGATGGAGTGGCATCATTATCACATCAGTCGAAACAACTGAAAAACAATACTGTGTTAGTAAAACAATTGAAGAAATTGCAAAAATTGATGGTAAAGATGAGGCCGATGTCGCATTGGACTTAATTCTTCATGAAAAAAATAACGTTGGCATGATTGATTTTGTTATGAATGAAGAATCGGTGAAGATGATCTTAGCACATCCTGCTGGAACGGTAGGTTCTGATGGATTGTTAGGAGGAGAACCACATCCTCGTGCATACGGGTCCTTCCCTCGCATTTTAGGGAAATATGTGAGAGAAGAAAAGGTAACGACGCTTGAAGAAATGATTCGTCGTATGACATCCCAACCTGCTCGTATTATTGGATTACAGGATAGAGGAATAATCCGTGAGGGACTGGCAGCGGATATTGTGATTTTTAATCCAGACACAATTATAGATCAAGCAACTTTTGAAAAGCCGCGTCAACACAATGTTGGTATTGAAACAGTTATTGTTAACGGGCAAGTAGTTGTTCATGGGGAAGAGGCATACCGAAAACCTGCTGGAATTGTTATTCAACGTCAATATAACATCAAGCATAAGCAGCTTTCTAATACAAAATAAAATAACGGCTAAAGTCTAAAAAATTATGAAGTTACTACTTGTGAGGAATAAAGCTAATTTATTTTATATAAGAGGGGGATGATTATTATGCAAAATAAATTTCAGAATCAAATTGATGACATAATTGAACTTAATGAAGTTGGGATTGAAGAGATAAAAAAGCATAAAAACAATTACACAGAGTCCACAAGACCAATATCTAAAGCAGAACGTTCTTGGGGTGCCTTCAGTATGGGTAATCTATGGATTGGGATGATTGTGTCTATTGCGGTATATCAAGTAGCCAGTGGATTAATCGTTGCAGGTATGACTTGGTATCAGGCATTATTTACAATTGTCTTAGGACACACTTTAGTAATGGGATTTGCGTTAATATTAGGTCATTTTGGTACAAAATATGGATTGAATTTCCCAATGTTGTGCAAAATGGCTTTTGGTACTAAAGGTGTTATCATTCCAGCTTTAATACGAGGTATAATTGGTTGTTTCTGGTTTGGCGTGCAAGCATGGATAGGAGGTCAAGCTGTCAATGCTATATTAAAAACCTTTATACCAGCTTGGAGTAATTTAGAATTTTTTGGGTTAATAATTGCATTTTTATTATTTTGGTTATTAAACGTCTATATTGCTTGGTCAGGATCTAAAGGTGTTAAAATGCTACAAGACTATGCAGCACCATTATTAATACTACTAAGTTTGGTAGTAATAATATGGAGCTTAAACACAGCGAACTGGAGCTTTAGCGTTCTATTATCAGAGCCAATACTCCATGGTAATGGAGAAACCTCATTTGCTATATTATTCTTCCCTGCTTTATCTGCAATGATTGCATTTGATGCAGGCATTGCTCTTTCGATGGCTGATTTTACTAGATACAGTAAATCTCAAAAGGCGCAAATTAAAGGGCAAATCATTAGTGCTCCACTTATCACTCTATTCATTGCCTTTGTTGGTATCTGCGGTACTGCTGGAGCTTCAATAGCTTTTAATGAGGCTATTTGGGAACCTGCTGTTTTAGTAGGACATTTTGAGAATCCTTTTGTAGTTGTGATATTCTCAACGTTTATAATTATGGCTGTTTTGACAACCAATGTTGCAGCGAATTTAGTACCTCCAATTAATGTAATAGCAACAATTTTCGCAAGAAATATTAGCTATAAACAGGCCACTCTTATAGCATCGGTTTTGGCTTTAATCGGGCAGCCGTGGAAAACTTTAGCAACTCCGGATGCACTAATATTTGACGTATTAGGTATTTTAGGAGCAATACTTGGACCTGTTTCTGGTCTATTTATAGTGTCGTATCTTTTTGTACACAAAACAAAAGTGGATTTAGTTTCTATTTATAGGGAAGATGGGGGAAAATATTTTTATAAAAATGGTTGGAATGTGGAAATCATCTCCATTCTACTTCTATCTACAATTTTCATAATATTAGGAAAATATTATAGTCCTTTGCAAATAATATTTGACAACGCATATGTTTTAGGAAGTATAGGTGCTGGATTAATATACTATTTAGTAATTAAATTAAAAAACAAAGAATTCCAAATTATGCCTGAAGGAGATTTAGAACAGTGAATATTTTAGTTTTAAATCCCAATACCTCATTGAGCATGAGCTCTGAGATTACCAATACTCTTAATAAGATAAGCGGGCTAAATTCGAATTTTGTTATTGCAAACCCAGATTTTGGAGTAGATTCTTTAGAATCCTTTTATGAATATAATTTGGCTACATTTGGTTGTATTAGGTATATAAATAATACAAGTATAAATTATGATGGAATCCTCTTAGCTTGTTTTGGTGATCCAGGATTATATGCTCTAAAAGAAATTGCAAAAACCCCGGTTATTGGTATTGCTGAAGCCGCAATGTCAACTGCCTTATTGTTAGGTAGAAAATTTGGGATTTTGGTTGCATCTCAAAAAGCTGTACCGATGATGGAATCTTTGGTGCGTGAATACGGTTTGGAATCAAGATTATCAAGTATATTAACAATAAATATTCCAGTTTCAAAAATTGAAGAAAATAAAGTAAATAGCTATGAAAACTTATACAAAATGGGTATGAGAATGCTTGAGGAGGGAGCTGAAGTAATTATTCTTGGATGTGCAGGAATGACAGGTTTTAGTTCTAAGCTTTCTAAAGATTTAAATGTACCGGTAGTAGATCCAATCGAATGTGGATTCAATTTATTAGAGAATTTAATTAAACAAAATTTAAAAATTTCAAAGATAGCATTTTATAAAGAACCTGAACAAAAAGAGATATTCAAAAGAGAATTATTAGATAAATAATTTACATTGAGATGAGTGGGGATTATTGAAAAAAACGATTATTAAAAATGGTATTTTAGTTACCTCAGAAAAAGTAGTACAAGAGGATTTATTAATCGAAGATGGGAAAATTAAAAAGATTGGGGCAGAAATAGAAGATATTGATGCAGAAATTATCCAAGCTGAGGGGAATTATGTTTTTCCAGGCGGGGTAGATGCACATACACATTTTGATTTGCAATCTGGTATTCATCGTACTGTCGACAATTATTACACAGCTAGCATTGCTGCAGCTTGTGGAGGCACGACAACTATAATTGATCATTTATCCTTTGGCCCAGTGAATTGTTCTTTACAACATCGCGTAGATGAATATCACAATTTAGCTTCTGGAAAATCCGTCATAGATTATTCGTTTCATAGTGTAATACAACATGTTAATAATAAAATTTTGAACGAAATAGATGAACTCATAGCTGAAGGTATTACTAGCTTCAAGATATACATGACCTATGATTTTAAGTTGTTAGATTATGAAATTTTACAGGTTATGCAAAAAATTAAAGAAGTAGGTGGTGTGCTGACAGTTCATGCAGAAAATCATGGAATTATTGAGACATTAAGAAAAAAGTTCATCTCGGAAAAGAAAATAGAACCTATTTTCCATGCGAAAAGCCGACCAGATTATTGTGAAGCAGAAGCAATTTGGAGATTAATTCAATTAGCTGAGGTAATTGGAGATGTTTCACTGTATATTGTGCATCTATCCTCAAAAAAAGGGTTAGATATTTTAAATTATGCTAAACAAAATGGATACAACAATGTATTTGTAGAAACGTGTCCTCAATATTTAACACTAACAGATGAAAAATATTTAGAAAGTGATGGCTTAAAATACGTTATGTCTCCACCACTACGGAAAAAACATGACTTAAATGCTTTGTGGGAGGGATTATCAAACAATAGCATAGATGTAATTGGCACAGATCATTGTCCTTTTTTATACTCTACGGATAAACAAGATGGTAAGAATGACTTTACTATGTGTCCAAATGGTGTGCCAGGTGTTGAAGAAAGATTTCGTTTAATTTTTTCTGAAGGTGTAGTAAAGAAGAGGATTACACTTCAGCAATTTGTAAATGTAATAAGTACAAATCCCGCTAAAATTTTTGGCCTCTATCCAAAAAAAGGAGATTTAAAGGTAGGTTTTGATGCAGACATAGTAATTTTTAACCCGAATATAGAAGAAAAAATAAGTATTAATAAATTGCATAGTTCAGCAGATTATTCAGTATATGAAGGAGTCAATGTTACAGGCCGTATAGAATGTGTGTTACAGCGAGGTAATATACTTTTTCAAAAAGGAGAATTCAGAGGCCTTAAAGGTCAAGGGGAATTTATAAAAAGAAGTCCTCAGAGAAAATCCTTGTAAGCTTCACCTTACAAATAGGAGGTTGTGAAATTGAGCATTTTAATTAAATCTGGAACTATTGTTAATAGTTCCAGTAGTTATGTTGGGGATATAGAAATAGATAAGGGTAAAATCATAGCTATTGGATTAGAACTGCCTACTAAGAAGGGTATGACAGTAATTGATGCCACTAATAAATATGTAATTCCAGGAATTATTGATGTCCACACACATGTTGATCACTTTGGTGGTAAACAAAAAACGGAAGATAACTTTTTTGAAGGAACTAAGTCAGCTGCTTTTGGTGGTACGACAACTATTATTGATTTTGCAATTCAAGCTGGTAATGAAGATACAGAGAGTGCAATTGCTAGAAGAAAATCTGAAGCTAAGAATCTTGCATGTATTGATTATTCCTTACATGCTCATTTGAAAGAAACTAGTAGTGGTAGTGATCCTAAGTTGAAAATACAATCTATTATAGAAGAGGGTATACCAACTTTTAAGATTTTTACAACTTATCGAGATGCAGGATTCATGATTGATGATTATAACTGTCTGGAATATATGAAAATATTAAGTGAAAATAACGGTCTCCTTATGGTTCATGCCGAAAATGATGCTATTTGTGAATCCATAACAAATAAATTGATAGAAACAGATACTGCTAGTGTTATTAACTATCCTAAAAGTCGACCAATTATTGCTGAGGTTGAAGCAATTTCAAAAATTATTCTTTTCGCTAAAAAAACAGATGTAAGCGTATATTTCGTTCACGTTACAACTGAAGAAGGGCTAAAGCTTATTGAAAATGCTCAGAAAAGTGGAATGAAAATTTTTGCAGAAACTTGCACGCACTATTTAGTCTTGAATGAAGAGGTATACAAAAGGGATGATGGTTACAAATTCATAATGGCACCACCTCTAAGAAAAGAGAATGATATCGACTACCTGTGGGAAGGCATTAGGAATCGAAGTATATCTGTTGTTAGTAGCGATCATTGTGCATACAGTTCAGATAAAAAAGTTAAAGGAGAGCATAATTTTACTGAAGTATCACCTGGCTTACAAGGAATTGAAATGTTATTGCCATTAGTATATTCAGAAGGTGTTTGCAAAAATAGAATTACCATTAATGACTTAGTGAGAATTCTTTGTGAAAACCCCGCTGAGATTTTCGGTTTGAAGAATACAAAAGGAAAAATATCTTTAGGATACGATGCAGATTTAGTAATAATTAATCCATCATTGGAATGGGAAATGACAGATACAAATCATAATATGATGACCGACTTCAATCCTTATTCAGGTTATAAAGTAAAAGGACGTCCCGAGTATGTGCTTAGTAATGGGAAGATGATTGTTGATAATTTCGAATTTAAAGGAGAAAAAGGACAAGGAAGATTTATAAAAAGATATTTACACTAAATTGAAAGGAGTAACAAATATTGAATTTAAAAAATAACGATATCATGCCAACCACTGACAAGGAAAGAGATATTAACTTAATAGACTTTGTTTTATTGTGGGCAGGAATGACAATTGGTATCGCTGGATTCGCTGTAGGCGCTCAATTGTATCCAGGATTATCTCCAACCTCTATTGTTCAAGCTACAATAGTAGCCTATGTAATTGTAACTGTCTTACTTTTGCTAAATGGAGATATAGGTATGAAATATGGATTACCTTTCACAGTTTATATGCGTGCATGCTTTGGATATAAAGGCGCTCATATACCTGGAATTATTAGAACTATACCATGCTTGTTTTGGTTCGGTTTTCAAACATGGGTTGGAGCACTCGCATTACATGAAATAGTTAAAATATTTTTGGGTCATTCAAACCTTACTATATTGATAATTCTATTTGCGGCAGTACAAATTTTCAATGCGATTTATGGGATGAAAGCAATGGCGAAGTTTGATTATTTGGCAATTCCAGCACTAACAATTGTTTTAGGTGTTACAGTGATATGGCTTCTAAAAAATAACAATGCCACAATGACAGATATATTTGCTATTAGTGGTAACGGTTCAACTGCATTTAGTTTTGCTATAATGGGTGTCGCAGGCGGATGGATTACAATGGCCTTAAACAGTCCAGATTTAACTAGAAAACTAAAAAGATCGAAAAACTATGAAGATAACACCAACTTTTGGAACACAAATAAAAGGGCATTATTTGGGCAAACAATTGGGTTGGTACTTGTTGGCAGTTTAGTCATAATGGTTGGCATGATAGCAGGAGTATTAACGGGTGTGTGGAATCCAATTGATGTGTTAGTATCAGCTTTTGCTGAATCTAATGTTTGGATTTTAATCATAGCCTTCATCACAATTATCTTTGCCCAATGGTCAACAAACATAGCTGCGAATTTAATGCCACCTGCCTATATAATAATTAATATGTTTCCTAAACTAAATTTTAAATGGGGAATAATTATTTCTGGAATTATAGGTATTCTGATTCTACCTTGGAAATTCAGTGATTACTTAGTACAATTTCAAGTAATTACATCGGGACTATTAGGACCGATTTGCGGAATTATGATTGCTGATTATTACTTAGTAAGAAAAAGAAAATTAAATATCGAAGATTTTTATCAATACGGAGGAGCTTTTACTTATCAAAAGGATTTTAATTTAATTGCAGTTATAAGTTTAGTTTTGTCATTCGCAATAGGTTGTATCTTTCCAGATTATATTTTCTTTATTAGCTTTCTACTAAGTATCTTAATCTATACACCATTTATGAAAAGAAAAGTTGTTTAGTAACAAGATCAGTTCTCAATTAAATAATGAAGATAGATATCTATACTAATGAACTTCTTGTTAATAATGTAGTAGAACCTATTAGAAAAGTATACAGTACAAAAAAGTCAGCTCTATTAAATGATCTTATTGATGGGTATCAGGTTCTAAGACAATTCAGATTTATTTCAATGAGAACTGGTACCTTTCATCATGAAGGGGGCATTATATGGGCATTATATGGGGAATTATTATAGTCTATATGTTAGTGATGATTGGGATTGGTTTTTATGCAAAAACAAAAATTAAGAGTAGTGAAGATTATCATTTAGCTGGACGACGTTTAGGGCCAATTATGCTTGCAGGAACACTTGCCGCTACTGAAATTGGTGGTGGTAGTTCGGTGGGTGTTGCGTCAAAAGCGTACGGAGAATGGGGACTATCGGCAGGTTGGTATGTTGTATCAGCTGGTGTAGCGATTATTCTAGTTTCTTTTGTAGCACCTTTTATGCGTCGCGCATTGGCTACCACTGTTCCGGAAATAATTGGTCGACGTTATGGTAAAAGTAGCCAATTAATTTCGAGTATTTTGTCGGTTGTTGCATCTTCAGCGTTAACTGCTGTACAGATTACTGCTACAGCATCAATTGTACATGTATTAACGGGCTTTAGTTTAAATTGGGCAATCCTTATTTCAGGTACTATTGTTGTCTTCTATACTTTTTTAGGAGGTATGTGGAGTGTAACATTAACGGATTTTGTTCAGTTTTTCATAATTGTTATAGGATTTGCAATCGCGGTACCTTTTGCATTTTCCGCAGCAGGTGGTGTCGACACAGTATTAAATAATTTACCGAAGGAACAGTTAGGGTTCACAAAAATTGGTTGGCCAACAATTATTGGTCTAACCTTGATGTATTTTATGACCTTCTCTACAGGACAAGAGGCGGTACAGCGTTATTATTCGGCGAAAGATGAAAAAACGGCTGTATGGGGATCTGTACTCTGCGGGGTTCTAATGACTATATATGCGTTTATTCCAGCCATTTTAGGATTAATTGCATTGTCTAGCTTTCCGAATATTAATGAAAATAGTGCATTAGCCACTGTTTCGGTAGAGCTATTACCACCAATTATCGCAGGTCTCTTGTTATCAGGGGTTATTTCAGCTACATTATCAAGTGCCTCAGGTAATTTACTAGCGGTAGCATCAGTTTACATGACTGATATTCACCCTTTCCTATCAAAGAAAAAGGTTACGAGTGAAGCCGAATTAAAAGCATCTCGTTTGATTATCATTCTAATCGGTGTGTTTGCAATAGGAATTTCACTTTTTAGTCAACAAATTATACCACTATTAGTATTTGCTTTTACTATTCGTTCAACAGGTCCATTTGCCGCGTTCATTTTAGGCTTATTAGTTGATCGAGTAACCAAAAATGCAGGTTTATCTTCGATAATTGTCGGATCGATAGTCGGTGTAACTTGGCAAATATTAGAAGACCCTTTCGGGATAATGGCGGTTATCGCAGGTAGTGTTGCGAGTATTATTACATTCCTAGTTGTGAATAAAATTGAACTTAGTAGAGGTAAACCAATTGCTCCATCTGCCTATATACCGAAAAGTGAAAGTACTTGATCAATTAATATTTTAATAAACACTATTATTATATTAGACTATAGTGATACTCAGATTTTGAGTATCACTATAGTCTTTTTCTTGCTAAAACAATAAAGATTTCAACAATTAAACTTTATGATTCAATTTCTCATTATGAAATACTTTCAATAAGTATGAGGCGGTGAAGCCTCACGTTTTTTATTTTGAAATCCCCTTCAGTAAAGTTTGTATAAGAGGCATGGAAAAAGATTCTAAACTTCTGTCCGTGGCTTGCAAACCCCAATGATATATGGCTCCCATATAGGTCTGCGTAACCATAGTTAACGTATCTTCAATCGAATACTCCGGGTCGATTCTATCTTTTTCAATAGCTTCCTCTAATAATTTTCGCAAGATTTTAAAAAGATAACGATTGGTATCTAAAAAGTATGTATGTTCATCCGACTCTAACGCGGCACTATATATAACCTTCATCAAGTCTTTCCCCATCTCTTTCTCTAAAAAGTGCATTAATTTCTGTGAGAAAATGATTAGTTTTTCAATTGGGTCCATGTCTGCTGGAAAAGATTTGTATACTTCCAAATAAAAAGTATCTACTTCCTTAAAGCGCACTAAGAACACATCTGATTTTGTCCTGAAATGTTGATAAAAGGATCCTTTGGAAGTATTACTTTTCTTTACTATATGGTCAACAGTCACTTTATTAAATCCTTTTTCGGCAAAGAGCTTCAATGCAACTTCTAAAATCTTTTTCTTTGTTTTTTCTCCCCTAAGCTGTTTTTTCACTATTTCAGTCATAAAATTCCTCCATTCGTTATTGACAGAATAATAGCAATAATTATAATATTAGACTACAGTCTAATTAAAGAATATTAATTTATTATTATTGATACTTTAAATTCTATTTTAATCAAACGAAAAAAGAAAGCGCTTACTCGAGGAAGTACTAAACAGTAGGAGGATAACAATGGATAAAGTTATTGAATCGCATGAAATTCGAAAGTTGTTTAAAAGTGGGGATCAGATTTTATCGGGAGGGTTTGGTTTATCGGGTACGGCTCTAACTGTTATTGATGAACTACTGGAAACGGATATTGCAGATTTAACAGTAGTGAGTAATAACTTGGGGGACCTTGGTCAGGGCTTACATAAACTGTTTATCCAAGGAAAAATAAAAAAAGCAATTGGTTCTTTCTTTTCTATTAATAGAGAAGCAGTAATTGCATGGTCTAAAGGTGAATTGGAGATTGAATTATTACCACAAGGTACATTAGCGGAAGCTATTCGTTGTGGTGGAGCTGGAATCGGTGGCTTTTATACAAAGACTGCTGTTGGAACTGAATTAGCGGAAGGTAAAGAGGAACGAGTAATTGATGGAGAAAGATATATTTTTGAGAAA is drawn from Psychrobacillus sp. INOP01 and contains these coding sequences:
- a CDS encoding YgeY family selenium metabolism-linked hydrolase — protein: MIQLRVDEIVTLCQNLIQSPSLSGQEKEVAKKIQDFANQHKFDEVTVDRFGNIAVVINGVEPGPTVLFDGHIDTVPVFEENWTVNPYEAIVKDGKIWGRGTSDMKGSVTAMLLAAKYFAEDCQKNFKGKIVISCSVHEECFEGVATRLVSEQHQPNYVVIGEATNLKLNIGQRGRAEVIVEIFGKSAHSSNPDAGINAVNKMVTLIAEINQLKNEEHPILGKGILELTDFISSPYPGASVVPSHARVTFDRRLLVNETRESVLEPIQKIIDRLELEDEQFNAKVSFSSGSELCYTGETIEAERFFPAWLYEANEDFIAQTFENLKKIIPQTELSHYSFCTNGSHFAGEANIPTIGFGPSLEKLAHIDDEYIEIEQLVKATEGYISIMETLTNL
- a CDS encoding amidohydrolase family protein, yielding MVDLIIRNGKIIDGTGSPWYYGDIAVKEGKIEKIGLLTDVQAQKEIDAKGLVVSPGFIDMHTHSDLVILEEPLIEAKVRQGITTDLLGQDGIAAAPLPQEYVSTWQKNLAGLDGTPAVDWDWQTVGEYIEKIKRNKPSYNLAVLAPHGNIRMEVMGLANRPATDEEIKRMQDVLRRSLDEGAVGLSTGLIYLPCCFAEMKELESLCQVIAEYGVPLVIHQRSEGDEILESMDELIAMMKRCGAHLHFSHLKNCGKDNWHKTADVLKKIDEARNAGLEVTFDQYPYIAGSTMLSAILPPWAHDGGTEEMLKRLEDLQLRDQIKNEMSTALKGWDSIAKWAGWSGIIITSVETTEKQYCVSKTIEEIAKIDGKDEADVALDLILHEKNNVGMIDFVMNEESVKMILAHPAGTVGSDGLLGGEPHPRAYGSFPRILGKYVREEKVTTLEEMIRRMTSQPARIIGLQDRGIIREGLAADIVIFNPDTIIDQATFEKPRQHNVGIETVIVNGQVVVHGEEAYRKPAGIVIQRQYNIKHKQLSNTK
- a CDS encoding NCS1 family nucleobase:cation symporter-1, with translation MQNKFQNQIDDIIELNEVGIEEIKKHKNNYTESTRPISKAERSWGAFSMGNLWIGMIVSIAVYQVASGLIVAGMTWYQALFTIVLGHTLVMGFALILGHFGTKYGLNFPMLCKMAFGTKGVIIPALIRGIIGCFWFGVQAWIGGQAVNAILKTFIPAWSNLEFFGLIIAFLLFWLLNVYIAWSGSKGVKMLQDYAAPLLILLSLVVIIWSLNTANWSFSVLLSEPILHGNGETSFAILFFPALSAMIAFDAGIALSMADFTRYSKSQKAQIKGQIISAPLITLFIAFVGICGTAGASIAFNEAIWEPAVLVGHFENPFVVVIFSTFIIMAVLTTNVAANLVPPINVIATIFARNISYKQATLIASVLALIGQPWKTLATPDALIFDVLGILGAILGPVSGLFIVSYLFVHKTKVDLVSIYREDGGKYFYKNGWNVEIISILLLSTIFIILGKYYSPLQIIFDNAYVLGSIGAGLIYYLVIKLKNKEFQIMPEGDLEQ
- a CDS encoding aspartate/glutamate racemase family protein; translation: MNILVLNPNTSLSMSSEITNTLNKISGLNSNFVIANPDFGVDSLESFYEYNLATFGCIRYINNTSINYDGILLACFGDPGLYALKEIAKTPVIGIAEAAMSTALLLGRKFGILVASQKAVPMMESLVREYGLESRLSSILTINIPVSKIEENKVNSYENLYKMGMRMLEEGAEVIILGCAGMTGFSSKLSKDLNVPVVDPIECGFNLLENLIKQNLKISKIAFYKEPEQKEIFKRELLDK
- the hydA gene encoding dihydropyrimidinase, whose protein sequence is MKKTIIKNGILVTSEKVVQEDLLIEDGKIKKIGAEIEDIDAEIIQAEGNYVFPGGVDAHTHFDLQSGIHRTVDNYYTASIAAACGGTTTIIDHLSFGPVNCSLQHRVDEYHNLASGKSVIDYSFHSVIQHVNNKILNEIDELIAEGITSFKIYMTYDFKLLDYEILQVMQKIKEVGGVLTVHAENHGIIETLRKKFISEKKIEPIFHAKSRPDYCEAEAIWRLIQLAEVIGDVSLYIVHLSSKKGLDILNYAKQNGYNNVFVETCPQYLTLTDEKYLESDGLKYVMSPPLRKKHDLNALWEGLSNNSIDVIGTDHCPFLYSTDKQDGKNDFTMCPNGVPGVEERFRLIFSEGVVKKRITLQQFVNVISTNPAKIFGLYPKKGDLKVGFDADIVIFNPNIEEKISINKLHSSADYSVYEGVNVTGRIECVLQRGNILFQKGEFRGLKGQGEFIKRSPQRKSL
- the hydA gene encoding dihydropyrimidinase, producing the protein MSILIKSGTIVNSSSSYVGDIEIDKGKIIAIGLELPTKKGMTVIDATNKYVIPGIIDVHTHVDHFGGKQKTEDNFFEGTKSAAFGGTTTIIDFAIQAGNEDTESAIARRKSEAKNLACIDYSLHAHLKETSSGSDPKLKIQSIIEEGIPTFKIFTTYRDAGFMIDDYNCLEYMKILSENNGLLMVHAENDAICESITNKLIETDTASVINYPKSRPIIAEVEAISKIILFAKKTDVSVYFVHVTTEEGLKLIENAQKSGMKIFAETCTHYLVLNEEVYKRDDGYKFIMAPPLRKENDIDYLWEGIRNRSISVVSSDHCAYSSDKKVKGEHNFTEVSPGLQGIEMLLPLVYSEGVCKNRITINDLVRILCENPAEIFGLKNTKGKISLGYDADLVIINPSLEWEMTDTNHNMMTDFNPYSGYKVKGRPEYVLSNGKMIVDNFEFKGEKGQGRFIKRYLH
- a CDS encoding cytosine permease — protein: MNLKNNDIMPTTDKERDINLIDFVLLWAGMTIGIAGFAVGAQLYPGLSPTSIVQATIVAYVIVTVLLLLNGDIGMKYGLPFTVYMRACFGYKGAHIPGIIRTIPCLFWFGFQTWVGALALHEIVKIFLGHSNLTILIILFAAVQIFNAIYGMKAMAKFDYLAIPALTIVLGVTVIWLLKNNNATMTDIFAISGNGSTAFSFAIMGVAGGWITMALNSPDLTRKLKRSKNYEDNTNFWNTNKRALFGQTIGLVLVGSLVIMVGMIAGVLTGVWNPIDVLVSAFAESNVWILIIAFITIIFAQWSTNIAANLMPPAYIIINMFPKLNFKWGIIISGIIGILILPWKFSDYLVQFQVITSGLLGPICGIMIADYYLVRKRKLNIEDFYQYGGAFTYQKDFNLIAVISLVLSFAIGCIFPDYIFFISFLLSILIYTPFMKRKVV
- a CDS encoding TetR/AcrR family transcriptional regulator, yielding MTEIVKKQLRGEKTKKKILEVALKLFAEKGFNKVTVDHIVKKSNTSKGSFYQHFRTKSDVFLVRFKEVDTFYLEVYKSFPADMDPIEKLIIFSQKLMHFLEKEMGKDLMKVIYSAALESDEHTYFLDTNRYLFKILRKLLEEAIEKDRIDPEYSIEDTLTMVTQTYMGAIYHWGLQATDRSLESFSMPLIQTLLKGISK